From a single Pigmentibacter ruber genomic region:
- a CDS encoding transglycosylase SLT domain-containing protein — MVFVPEYFSSVPEGQAFHYVAKKREIPCHVLFLAAAGKVTSNNLPADERLLMLNFAKAACKTQNPDILWQIAHVESAFKIRIVNIAGKKTLTGDQAKKYLMNGISKNSNIDIGPLQINWRANGSKFKFEPINFLNGDFSVNFLSNNILKNYVSTCGTKWINCYHSYDKSRGTQYREKIDLSGVKLRKILLTYL, encoded by the coding sequence GTGGTATTTGTTCCTGAATATTTTTCTTCTGTTCCAGAAGGACAAGCATTTCATTATGTAGCAAAAAAAAGAGAAATACCTTGCCACGTTCTTTTTCTAGCAGCGGCGGGTAAAGTAACGTCAAATAATCTTCCAGCAGATGAAAGGCTGCTAATGTTAAATTTTGCTAAAGCTGCCTGTAAAACTCAAAATCCTGATATTTTATGGCAAATTGCACATGTTGAATCAGCATTTAAAATTCGAATTGTAAATATTGCTGGGAAAAAAACTTTAACTGGCGATCAAGCAAAAAAGTATTTAATGAATGGTATTTCAAAAAATTCGAACATTGATATTGGACCTCTACAAATTAATTGGCGGGCAAATGGTTCAAAATTTAAATTTGAACCTATTAATTTTTTAAATGGCGATTTTTCTGTTAATTTTTTATCTAATAATATTTTAAAGAATTATGTAAGTACTTGCGGAACAAAATGGATAAATTGTTATCATTCATATGATAAATCTAGAGGAACTCAATATAGAGAAAAAATAGATTTATCAGGTGTAAAATTAAGAAAAATTTTGTTAACATATTTATAG
- a CDS encoding DEAD/DEAH box helicase — translation MTYKSNNKNTYRPKPPKGPIRLAFGIMNEKKDDAKPILIEQPKFEKQDIIGTLTLKKVKINLAPPLQEKLVDRIHKNLAKINEEGKYINSNTIVDLDEQGHLQISFNYNQNTIDRIKGLDRNERQWDPDNRVWRLFIGTFDDLFDILGKGFKLTDNAYNAILEFTKTKYYANIAPSKLGKLILRESWFEEFDLSGEVNTSLGSEAMIGSTSSKNISPEQLENLQKIRQQISSFPFKRKPYSHQITGIEFLIQNPACALLDEMGCGKSFQIASSVAMMLQNKSIDRCLIVAPKSLVKTWQDEIKLATSIPYTVIEGSPAQRTKLIQSSNPIFIIHYEGIRLEKDALSEWIQAGEGMIIFDESQRIKNLSAQTTISAKFIRNGAKRCVIATGTPIANRPIDLFAQYYVMDNGLTFGSSFPAFKNTFCYIDILEVNQGRRKIKIEKFVGVRNGEELRKRIQATSLRRLKNEVLDLPPIIYKDYNIELKAEQKTIYAKMRDSVRNEIENMSPEEYAMQANNIVVRLLRLSQIASNPMLIDPNYTGSNAKIDELNEMLSDIFSDDTKKIILWSHFVGNVDFLTETYKETWGAVAHTGDMSVHERGRSVEEFQNNPDCRLFIATPQSAKEGLTLLPKDGKMKADTMIYMDLNFDGGSYVQSQARFHRIGQNSEKCLVIHLIGQETVDEYIKKSLIDKIQTATQILDNSTNAQLNQIKNEKFTLNKEEVLKIL, via the coding sequence ATGACATATAAAAGCAATAACAAGAATACCTATCGTCCAAAACCCCCTAAAGGACCTATTCGTCTAGCTTTCGGTATCATGAATGAAAAAAAAGATGATGCTAAACCAATATTAATAGAACAACCCAAATTTGAAAAACAAGATATTATAGGAACTTTAACATTAAAAAAAGTTAAAATTAATTTAGCACCACCTTTACAAGAAAAGCTTGTGGATAGAATTCACAAAAATTTAGCAAAGATAAATGAAGAAGGAAAATATATTAATTCAAACACCATTGTTGATTTAGATGAACAAGGACATCTACAAATTTCTTTTAATTATAATCAAAATACAATTGATAGAATAAAAGGTCTTGATAGAAATGAAAGACAATGGGATCCTGACAATAGAGTTTGGCGACTTTTTATCGGTACTTTTGATGATTTGTTTGATATTCTAGGTAAAGGATTTAAGTTAACAGATAATGCATATAATGCTATATTAGAATTCACTAAAACTAAGTATTATGCTAATATAGCACCCAGCAAATTAGGTAAGCTTATATTAAGAGAAAGTTGGTTTGAAGAATTTGATTTATCTGGTGAAGTAAATACGAGTCTTGGTAGCGAAGCTATGATTGGTTCAACAAGCTCAAAAAATATTTCACCTGAACAATTAGAAAATCTTCAAAAAATAAGACAACAAATTTCTTCGTTTCCTTTTAAAAGAAAACCTTATTCCCATCAAATTACAGGTATTGAATTTCTTATTCAAAACCCAGCATGCGCTTTATTAGATGAAATGGGTTGTGGAAAAAGCTTTCAAATAGCTTCCTCAGTAGCTATGATGCTGCAAAATAAATCTATAGACAGATGTTTAATAGTAGCTCCAAAATCTCTTGTGAAAACTTGGCAAGATGAAATAAAATTAGCAACCAGCATACCTTATACAGTAATTGAAGGTTCACCAGCTCAAAGAACAAAGTTAATCCAAAGCAGTAATCCTATATTTATTATACATTATGAAGGTATTAGACTTGAAAAAGATGCATTATCTGAATGGATACAAGCTGGCGAAGGAATGATAATTTTTGATGAAAGTCAAAGAATCAAAAACCTTTCCGCTCAAACAACTATTAGTGCAAAATTTATTAGAAATGGTGCAAAACGCTGTGTTATTGCCACAGGTACTCCTATTGCAAATAGACCAATAGATTTATTTGCGCAATATTATGTTATGGATAATGGTTTAACATTTGGTTCAAGTTTTCCTGCTTTTAAAAATACTTTTTGCTATATTGATATCCTTGAAGTAAATCAAGGGAGAAGAAAAATCAAAATTGAAAAATTTGTTGGTGTTAGAAATGGAGAAGAATTAAGAAAAAGAATTCAAGCTACAAGTCTAAGAAGATTAAAAAATGAAGTTCTAGATTTACCACCAATTATTTACAAAGATTATAACATTGAATTAAAAGCGGAACAAAAGACGATTTATGCAAAAATGCGTGATTCAGTTAGAAATGAAATTGAAAATATGAGTCCTGAAGAATATGCAATGCAAGCAAATAATATTGTAGTAAGGTTACTAAGACTTTCACAAATTGCATCTAATCCCATGTTAATAGACCCTAATTATACAGGCTCAAATGCAAAAATTGATGAACTAAATGAAATGCTGTCTGATATATTTTCTGATGATACAAAAAAAATTATTCTATGGAGTCACTTTGTTGGAAACGTTGATTTCTTAACAGAAACTTATAAAGAAACTTGGGGAGCAGTAGCACATACTGGCGATATGTCTGTTCATGAACGAGGAAGAAGTGTCGAAGAGTTCCAAAATAATCCAGATTGCAGATTATTTATCGCCACTCCCCAATCTGCCAAAGAAGGTCTTACTTTGTTACCAAAAGATGGGAAAATGAAAGCAGATACCATGATCTATATGGATTTAAATTTTGATGGAGGAAGCTATGTTCAGTCACAAGCGCGTTTCCACAGAATTGGTCAAAACTCTGAAAAATGTTTAGTAATTCATTTAATCGGTCAAGAAACTGTTGATGAATACATTAAAAAATCTCTAATAGATAAAATACAAACTGCAACTCAAATATTAGATAACTCAACAAATGCTCAATTAAATCAAATTAAAAATGAAAAATTTACTTTAAATAAAGAAGAAGTTCTTAAAATACTATAA
- a CDS encoding fumarylacetoacetate hydrolase family protein, with product MDKIVCVGKNYLEHAKELGDAVPEKPVIFLKPKSILRAAVDHEELSLIVPQSSSSLHFEAELVLRLDKGGYQMDLKEAEKAIGAVSVGLDMTLRDMQAKQKKDGHPWTTSKVFPDSAVVGPWLRISEFPNYLEEKFTFSLDDKVKQEGYGKNMLLSPIECVSYISKFFPLVAGDLIFTGTPAGVGPVVSGQRGVLSFGAIRYSVIWN from the coding sequence ATGGATAAAATTGTTTGTGTTGGCAAGAATTACTTGGAACATGCAAAAGAATTAGGTGATGCGGTACCTGAAAAACCCGTCATTTTTCTAAAACCGAAAAGTATTTTAAGAGCTGCAGTTGATCATGAAGAGTTATCTTTGATCGTTCCGCAATCATCTAGCTCCCTGCATTTTGAGGCAGAGCTTGTTCTGCGGCTTGATAAAGGTGGATATCAGATGGACCTCAAAGAAGCAGAAAAAGCTATTGGGGCTGTATCTGTTGGACTGGATATGACTTTGCGAGATATGCAAGCAAAACAAAAAAAGGATGGTCATCCTTGGACAACTAGTAAGGTTTTTCCCGATAGTGCTGTAGTAGGACCGTGGTTAAGAATTTCAGAGTTTCCTAATTACTTAGAAGAAAAGTTTACTTTTTCTTTAGATGATAAAGTGAAGCAAGAAGGATATGGTAAAAATATGCTTCTCTCACCTATAGAATGTGTATCATATATTAGTAAATTTTTTCCTTTAGTTGCTGGAGATTTAATTTTTACAGGAACTCCAGCAGGAGTTGGTCCTGTAGTCTCTGGACAACGAGGTGTGCTTAGTTTTGGTGCAATAAGATATTCCGTCATTTGGAACTAA
- a CDS encoding cob(I)yrinic acid a,c-diamide adenosyltransferase: MRIVKVYTKTGDKGTTGLADGSRVPKDDLRIECYGTIDELNSILGICRQNLEEMPKKEKTILDSWIYSIQNDLFNLGADLATPLSSRWKNMIVLNEVDTSQLEKMIDYCQNILEPLQEFVLPGGTNLNSYFHLARTVCRRAERLIVSFSMEKEINPNILPYINRLSDLFFVLSRWVQKLAKSNEVTWDKNSGVRTIEF; the protein is encoded by the coding sequence ATGCGGATTGTTAAAGTATACACCAAAACAGGTGATAAAGGCACAACTGGATTAGCAGATGGGAGCAGAGTTCCAAAAGATGATCTTAGAATTGAATGTTACGGAACGATTGATGAATTAAATAGCATATTAGGAATATGTCGACAAAATCTAGAAGAAATGCCTAAAAAAGAAAAAACCATTTTAGACTCTTGGATTTATTCAATTCAAAATGATCTTTTTAATTTAGGAGCAGATTTGGCAACGCCGTTATCTTCTAGATGGAAAAATATGATAGTTTTAAATGAAGTGGATACAAGTCAATTAGAAAAAATGATTGATTATTGCCAAAATATTTTAGAACCACTCCAAGAATTCGTCTTACCTGGGGGAACCAATTTAAATTCTTATTTTCATTTGGCGAGAACGGTTTGTAGAAGAGCAGAACGCTTAATTGTTTCTTTCTCGATGGAAAAAGAAATTAATCCGAATATTCTTCCTTATATAAATAGATTGTCAGATTTGTTTTTTGTTTTATCTCGCTGGGTTCAAAAGTTAGCAAAAAGTAACGAAGTTACATGGGATAAAAATTCAGGAGTCAGAACAATTGAATTTTAA
- a CDS encoding ABC transporter permease, translated as MEWINLLSSISGATIRMSAPLIFAALGGLFSERSGIINIALEGKMLAGAFTAAAVTALTHSPFLGFLCGGLAGLVMSAIYGLFVINFKSNQIVTGTAITILAAGTVPFASQILFQNTGSTPEISMHNRFIYEPIIAVWIIVALVWLWFKFSPYGLWHKFAGEHPDALQTSGIDVIRTRWSGVLLSGFLAGLGGATLSICLSSSYTRNMTAGRGYMALAALIVGGWRPIAATLACLAFGFFDALGIMLQGVKIPKPDFDVEFLNPIWNFIISPQFVQIIPYLLTVIIVAGFVGKSKPPKALGQPYLRNR; from the coding sequence ATGGAATGGATTAACCTCTTATCTTCAATTAGTGGCGCGACCATTCGAATGTCTGCTCCTTTAATATTTGCAGCTTTAGGTGGATTATTTAGTGAGCGTAGTGGAATAATAAATATAGCTCTAGAAGGAAAAATGTTAGCTGGAGCTTTTACTGCTGCAGCAGTTACAGCTTTAACACATTCGCCTTTTTTAGGATTTTTATGTGGGGGATTAGCAGGGCTTGTCATGTCAGCAATTTATGGTCTTTTTGTAATTAATTTCAAATCAAATCAAATTGTTACAGGAACTGCAATTACAATTTTAGCTGCCGGAACAGTGCCCTTTGCTTCTCAAATTCTCTTTCAAAATACCGGTTCAACCCCAGAAATATCTATGCATAACAGATTTATTTACGAACCAATTATAGCTGTTTGGATTATAGTTGCCTTAGTTTGGCTTTGGTTCAAGTTTTCGCCATACGGTTTATGGCATAAATTTGCTGGAGAACATCCAGATGCTCTTCAAACATCAGGTATTGATGTTATTCGTACTAGATGGAGCGGGGTTTTATTATCTGGATTTTTAGCAGGACTAGGGGGCGCAACCTTATCAATTTGCCTTTCCAGTAGTTACACTAGAAATATGACCGCAGGGAGAGGTTATATGGCTTTAGCAGCATTAATTGTTGGCGGCTGGAGACCAATAGCAGCAACATTAGCTTGCCTAGCATTTGGTTTTTTTGATGCATTGGGAATCATGTTGCAAGGCGTGAAAATACCTAAGCCTGATTTCGATGTTGAATTTTTAAATCCAATTTGGAACTTTATTATCTCACCGCAATTTGTTCAAATAATTCCTTATTTATTAACTGTTATAATTGTTGCTGGATTTGTTGGCAAAAGTAAACCTCCTAAAGCTTTAGGACAACCTTATTTAAGAAATCGATAA
- a CDS encoding ABC transporter permease, with translation MNILRPIIATIIALIIGLLVTSIAGENPLNVFYIFAKSGFGTAYDFGMTLTYSMPLILTGLSVAMAFKAKMFNIGAEGQLTMGALAAATVGALFPNIPPFFAIIFAALAAAVLGGFWGGIAGYLKAKRGAHEVITTIMLNFIAAGIASYITVYILKDVNSQNPQTIPISKNYVLESYSFFDGAPVSSAIFLSIFVAILLWLFLYRTPYGYEIRSVGENEAASSTAGISISKTQMKTMFIAGALAGLVGVGEILGRSECFKLDFSPGYGFTGIAVAFLAKGNPLAIIFSGLLFGALQKGASDLEIFTHNVTSDLALVLQALIILAVSADGLWEKIKFSKKAN, from the coding sequence ATGAATATTTTACGCCCCATTATTGCAACAATTATTGCTCTTATTATTGGGCTACTTGTAACTAGTATTGCTGGTGAAAATCCCTTAAATGTTTTTTATATTTTTGCTAAATCAGGTTTTGGTACAGCTTACGATTTTGGTATGACTTTAACTTATAGTATGCCACTTATTCTAACTGGTCTTTCTGTCGCAATGGCTTTTAAAGCTAAAATGTTTAATATTGGGGCTGAAGGTCAATTAACAATGGGTGCTTTAGCTGCAGCAACTGTAGGCGCTTTGTTTCCAAATATCCCACCTTTTTTTGCAATCATTTTTGCTGCTCTTGCTGCTGCTGTATTAGGTGGTTTTTGGGGTGGAATTGCTGGTTATTTAAAAGCAAAACGTGGAGCTCACGAAGTTATCACGACAATTATGTTAAATTTCATAGCTGCTGGAATTGCAAGTTATATAACTGTTTACATTTTAAAAGATGTAAATTCACAAAATCCTCAGACAATACCAATTTCTAAAAATTATGTATTAGAATCCTATTCATTTTTCGATGGTGCACCAGTATCATCAGCAATATTTCTTTCTATTTTTGTAGCAATTCTTCTCTGGTTATTTTTATATCGAACTCCTTATGGTTATGAAATAAGGAGTGTTGGTGAAAATGAGGCTGCTTCTTCAACAGCAGGAATAAGTATTTCTAAAACTCAAATGAAAACAATGTTTATTGCAGGTGCTTTAGCAGGACTTGTTGGAGTGGGAGAAATATTAGGCCGTTCAGAATGCTTTAAACTTGATTTTTCTCCAGGATATGGTTTCACAGGTATTGCAGTGGCCTTTCTAGCAAAAGGGAACCCTCTGGCAATTATATTTTCTGGATTATTATTTGGAGCTCTTCAAAAAGGTGCTAGTGATTTAGAAATCTTCACCCACAACGTTACATCTGACCTTGCATTAGTGCTGCAAGCATTAATCATTTTAGCTGTATCAGCTGATGGGCTCTGGGAAAAAATTAAATTTTCAAAAAAGGCAAATTGA
- a CDS encoding ABC transporter ATP-binding protein gives MEHFKDKKIAIEFKNVTKSFGKVIANNNISFSVEKGTIQALIGENGAGKSTAMKILFGLYKEDDGEILVNGKPQHWQSPKDAIKNGIGMVHQHFMLAETATGLDNIILGDEEHTLKLPFLPTSFNIIDRKKARLEIDEIAKKYGLTVPLNTKISKLAVGMQQRIEILKLLYRNAEILILDEPTAVLTPLEVDELFENLKKLKNEGKTIIIVTHKLREVLNFTDNIVVFRAGSVVGSLKTSEASEEKIASLMVGRNVNLRPNIPLGKKTSNNVLDLKNVTLRNFSNKDSQKNLLNNINLSINGGEIVGIAGVEGNGQSELIDIIFHPQKFFGKKISPHHPASGKITLLNKDITHKKSSEMQDLIVGFIPEDRHKNGLLLNMTAEENYILGRHWEKKFRFGIFQKISEIQKTVKSEMEKYDVRPKNPKLNVSGFSGGNQQKIIIAREFGKEPQFIVAANPTRGVDIGAIEYIHNQLVAERDKGVGVLLISSELDEILTLADRVLVMYGGSIAAEFKRNETDEHMIGLAMCGGLLNGDIKR, from the coding sequence ATGGAACACTTTAAAGATAAAAAAATTGCTATAGAATTCAAAAATGTAACAAAATCTTTTGGTAAAGTAATTGCAAATAATAATATAAGTTTTTCAGTAGAAAAAGGAACTATTCAAGCCTTAATTGGTGAAAATGGTGCTGGAAAATCTACTGCAATGAAAATATTATTTGGCTTGTATAAAGAAGATGATGGTGAAATTTTAGTTAATGGTAAGCCTCAACATTGGCAATCACCCAAAGACGCTATTAAAAATGGAATAGGGATGGTTCATCAACACTTTATGCTTGCTGAAACTGCTACTGGTCTTGATAATATAATACTAGGTGACGAAGAACACACTCTTAAATTGCCATTTTTACCAACTTCGTTTAATATTATTGATAGAAAAAAAGCTCGACTAGAAATTGATGAAATTGCCAAAAAATATGGACTAACTGTACCTTTAAATACTAAAATTTCTAAACTAGCTGTAGGAATGCAACAAAGAATTGAAATTTTAAAATTATTGTATAGAAACGCAGAAATACTTATTCTTGACGAACCTACTGCTGTTTTAACTCCTTTGGAAGTTGACGAACTTTTTGAAAATTTAAAGAAACTAAAGAATGAAGGTAAAACAATAATAATTGTTACTCATAAACTTAGAGAAGTTTTAAATTTTACAGATAATATTGTAGTATTTCGAGCAGGAAGCGTTGTTGGATCATTAAAAACATCAGAAGCATCTGAAGAAAAAATAGCCTCATTAATGGTTGGCAGAAATGTTAATTTAAGACCAAATATTCCATTAGGAAAAAAAACTAGTAATAATGTATTAGATTTAAAAAATGTAACTTTAAGAAATTTTTCTAACAAAGACTCACAAAAAAATTTATTAAATAATATAAATCTATCAATTAACGGTGGTGAAATAGTTGGAATTGCTGGAGTTGAAGGCAATGGTCAATCAGAATTAATTGATATTATTTTTCATCCTCAAAAATTCTTTGGAAAAAAAATATCTCCACATCACCCTGCTTCAGGTAAAATAACTTTATTAAATAAAGATATTACACATAAAAAAAGTTCTGAAATGCAAGATCTTATTGTGGGTTTTATACCTGAAGATCGTCATAAGAATGGCCTACTTTTGAACATGACAGCTGAAGAAAATTATATTTTAGGAAGACATTGGGAAAAGAAATTTCGCTTTGGAATATTTCAAAAAATATCAGAAATTCAGAAGACGGTAAAAAGTGAAATGGAAAAATACGATGTACGCCCAAAAAATCCTAAGTTAAATGTTTCAGGATTTTCAGGCGGCAACCAACAAAAAATAATTATCGCCAGAGAATTTGGAAAAGAGCCGCAATTTATAGTAGCTGCAAATCCTACTAGAGGTGTTGACATTGGTGCAATAGAGTATATTCATAACCAATTAGTTGCTGAAAGAGATAAAGGTGTAGGTGTACTTCTTATTTCATCAGAATTAGATGAAATTTTGACTTTAGCCGACAGAGTCCTCGTTATGTATGGCGGAAGTATTGCTGCTGAATTCAAAAGAAATGAAACTGACGAACATATGATTGGACTTGCAATGTGTGGTGGATTATTAAATGGAGATATTAAGAGATGA
- a CDS encoding BMP family lipoprotein, whose amino-acid sequence MIKRNIKSIFSIFSKSLFLFSCINLNIFALESKELPKICLILDKGGKDDKSFNQLAYEGFSRAQKELNVSKESKYVTVRDDANSINFIRSFSSGECGLIIAVGFNNAENVGKIAKKYPKQKYVLVDSSIDEPNIRSISFQEHEGSFLVGAIAAMKSKTNQIGFIGGMEIPLIKRFYYGFEAGAKFINPKIKVTETFVGITSSAWNNPTKAKEIALAMYNKGADVIFVAAGASSLGAFDAVEEANKKLSNKFIIGVDSNQNHLAPGLVLTSMEKKVDSKVFESIKDYTENKLSTGVIRYGFSEGGVDWSFDNNNRKLFKDNEIKEINKIKKEIIEKKIIVPDYYKINK is encoded by the coding sequence ATGATTAAAAGAAATATTAAATCCATTTTCTCTATTTTTTCTAAATCACTTTTCTTATTTAGTTGTATTAATTTAAATATTTTTGCATTGGAGTCTAAAGAATTACCAAAAATATGTCTAATATTAGATAAAGGTGGTAAGGATGATAAATCTTTTAACCAATTAGCTTATGAAGGCTTTTCAAGGGCTCAAAAAGAATTAAATGTATCCAAGGAAAGTAAATATGTTACTGTCCGTGATGATGCAAATTCTATAAATTTTATACGTTCTTTTTCTAGCGGAGAATGTGGGCTTATTATTGCAGTTGGTTTTAATAACGCAGAAAATGTAGGAAAAATTGCTAAAAAATATCCAAAACAAAAATATGTATTAGTAGACTCATCAATAGATGAACCAAATATTAGATCCATTTCTTTCCAAGAACATGAAGGTAGCTTTTTGGTAGGCGCAATAGCTGCTATGAAATCTAAAACCAACCAAATAGGATTTATTGGTGGTATGGAAATACCTCTCATCAAAAGATTTTATTATGGATTTGAAGCTGGTGCTAAATTTATTAATCCAAAAATTAAAGTTACAGAAACTTTTGTAGGTATAACGTCTTCAGCTTGGAATAATCCTACCAAAGCAAAAGAAATTGCATTAGCAATGTATAATAAAGGTGCGGATGTTATATTTGTTGCAGCAGGTGCATCTTCATTAGGTGCTTTTGATGCTGTTGAAGAAGCAAATAAAAAACTATCTAATAAGTTCATAATTGGTGTTGATTCAAATCAAAACCACTTAGCACCAGGGCTTGTTTTAACGAGTATGGAAAAGAAAGTAGATTCAAAAGTTTTTGAATCAATTAAAGACTATACTGAAAATAAATTATCTACTGGAGTGATTAGATACGGTTTTTCTGAAGGCGGTGTTGATTGGTCTTTTGATAATAACAATAGAAAACTTTTTAAAGATAATGAAATTAAAGAAATTAATAAAATTAAAAAAGAAATTATCGAAAAGAAAATAATTGTACCTGACTATTATAAAATAAATAAATAA
- a CDS encoding BMP family lipoprotein produces the protein MKKFFVSCVLTSIVPVAMAETNPKICMILDKAGKDDQSFNQEAYNGFQKALKTLPISKDSKVIEAKEESHLKQIIRTFVNNKCSIIFSVGINNADAIKNLAPSFPKQKFAVIDTKVTHENVRSIVFQDEQGAFLMGAIAAIKTKTGKIGIIGGMNIPLIQKFEKAYIAGAKKINPKIEVMTGYVGVSVEAWNNPTKAQELALNQYAQGVDIIFHAAGGSGLGVFNAAEQASIKKTKKYAIGCDSNQNWIKPGIILTSLIKDIDKSVMDTIHSILDNNFTTGVYTYNLENKGINWAYDKYNESLFTKEEIQKINLIKKEIIELKQETIN, from the coding sequence ATGAAAAAATTTTTTGTTTCATGTGTTCTAACTTCTATAGTACCAGTAGCAATGGCTGAAACAAATCCCAAAATATGTATGATCCTTGATAAAGCTGGGAAAGATGACCAGTCTTTTAATCAGGAGGCTTACAATGGATTTCAAAAAGCGCTTAAAACCCTTCCAATCTCAAAAGACAGTAAAGTTATTGAAGCTAAAGAAGAATCACATTTGAAACAAATTATTAGAACATTTGTAAATAACAAATGTTCTATTATTTTTTCTGTTGGAATTAATAATGCTGACGCAATTAAAAATTTAGCTCCAAGCTTTCCTAAACAAAAGTTTGCAGTTATTGATACCAAAGTAACTCATGAAAATGTCCGCTCCATTGTTTTTCAAGATGAACAAGGAGCTTTTTTAATGGGCGCAATTGCTGCAATAAAAACAAAAACTGGAAAAATAGGAATAATTGGTGGGATGAATATTCCACTGATCCAAAAATTTGAAAAAGCTTATATTGCTGGTGCTAAAAAAATTAATCCTAAAATTGAAGTAATGACTGGTTATGTTGGTGTCTCTGTTGAAGCTTGGAATAATCCTACAAAAGCACAAGAATTAGCTCTAAATCAATACGCTCAAGGTGTAGATATCATATTTCATGCTGCTGGAGGTTCTGGCTTAGGTGTTTTTAATGCAGCTGAACAAGCAAGCATTAAAAAAACTAAAAAATACGCAATTGGGTGTGATTCAAATCAAAACTGGATTAAACCAGGAATTATATTAACAAGTTTAATTAAAGATATAGATAAATCTGTTATGGATACAATTCATAGTATTTTAGATAATAATTTTACAACTGGTGTCTATACATATAATTTAGAAAATAAAGGAATAAACTGGGCTTATGATAAATATAACGAAAGTTTATTTACTAAAGAAGAAATTCAAAAAATTAATCTCATAAAAAAAGAAATAATTGAATTAAAACAAGAAACAATAAATTAA
- a CDS encoding BMP family lipoprotein — MFSHRVIKKTGKMIPVILSLSVISSIYASEETAKPPKICMVLDKGGKDDHSFNESAVNGFNRALKELKISKDSKFVEPRNDSQIVQFFRNFTTQANCDLIIGIGFNPSEFIPDLASKNPNKKFLSIDVNIDDKNKAKNIRSVTFQEHDGSFLVGAIAAMKSSTGKIGFIGGMDIPLIHRFETGYTAGAKYINPNIKITTSYVGITPDAWNNPSKAKELAHAQYNEGIDVIYQVAANSGLGVFDSAEQMNKKSNNKRQHYAIGVDSNQNWLKPNVVITSMVKRVDNAVYSTIKDIIENKFTATHTAFSLKDGGVDWAYDEHNKKFYTSSQIKEINSIKEKIISGKIKVPDYYELEKIKNSK, encoded by the coding sequence GTGTTCTCTCACCGCGTGATTAAAAAAACAGGAAAAATGATTCCAGTTATCCTAAGTTTGAGTGTCATCTCCTCAATTTATGCTTCCGAAGAAACTGCAAAACCACCTAAAATATGTATGGTTCTTGATAAAGGTGGGAAGGACGATCATTCCTTTAATGAATCTGCTGTGAATGGCTTCAACAGGGCTCTCAAAGAATTAAAGATAAGTAAAGATAGTAAATTTGTTGAACCAAGAAATGATAGTCAAATAGTTCAATTTTTTAGAAATTTTACAACCCAAGCTAACTGCGATCTTATTATAGGTATTGGGTTTAATCCTTCCGAATTTATTCCAGATTTGGCCTCGAAAAATCCAAACAAAAAATTTCTGTCTATTGATGTTAACATTGACGACAAAAATAAAGCTAAAAATATCCGTTCAGTTACCTTCCAAGAACATGATGGTTCATTTTTAGTAGGTGCTATTGCAGCAATGAAATCTTCCACAGGAAAAATTGGTTTTATTGGCGGTATGGATATTCCACTTATTCATCGTTTTGAAACAGGCTATACAGCTGGTGCTAAATATATTAATCCAAATATTAAAATTACAACGTCGTATGTTGGCATCACTCCTGATGCATGGAATAACCCATCAAAAGCAAAAGAACTAGCTCATGCTCAATACAATGAAGGCATAGATGTCATTTATCAAGTTGCAGCTAATTCAGGTCTAGGTGTGTTTGATTCAGCTGAACAAATGAATAAAAAATCTAATAATAAAAGACAACATTATGCTATCGGTGTGGATTCAAATCAAAACTGGCTTAAACCAAATGTGGTCATTACTAGTATGGTAAAACGAGTAGATAATGCAGTTTATTCAACTATAAAAGACATCATAGAAAATAAATTTACTGCAACACATACTGCATTTAGTTTAAAAGATGGTGGAGTGGATTGGGCTTACGATGAACATAATAAAAAATTCTACACAAGCTCGCAAATTAAAGAAATAAATAGTATTAAAGAAAAAATAATTAGTGGAAAAATAAAGGTACCAGACTACTATGAATTGGAAAAAATAAAAAATTCTAAATAA